The proteins below come from a single Necator americanus strain Aroian chromosome V, whole genome shotgun sequence genomic window:
- a CDS encoding hypothetical protein (NECATOR_CHRV.G20149.T1) yields the protein MWLTVALASLLLLPHYEVHGYAPDDLLMLDRIICANGKDPYTGYFNYTTCNRYPGAQIFPFCVYIVVPSTEKTASKTYYGCVFAEQLPQKCIDYGDYYFSSTDITFNGMKLHGALMCCMDDYCNEVEEPVFAQVRLMELSQNDFRNALPFLILLLLVTVSIMPLMNSHLEERRKDSLKRAEKAQWIDQMPNALPLIEINKCYMISPNFSSLRRLHDTLRHFNQAYKFPVNETIEDQEANMFLEVHTTQQDATVCKRVKRKVQTKLSSLAMKMVEHGPYEFDFDPTEVGDLFDSVSQLLSREPSLLQLAADVWIYGNLDGSYATVYRWLHSNGWPPKRKVLFLGGYTADGRYYSLETITLLFALKKQMPNHVYLLRGAAEVYPMNIEGRFSRRVTRCLEGVIQRACGYLPLAATIADTIFCCHGGITPRMTKLSDITDIRRPIHHVRKGTIAADLIFSVVSKSAGPIAGARGRRFNPMCDETELVLRGLGMEMLIRSRNPVKQGYQSFGARTLSIWSAPGESSCKAGAAIHVNCSKVLTIVKMAEYGTFTKEQLENAQIDHANEAHLPMNKDRERKKKKGAAKTDVKKKSSENSNRET from the exons ATGTGGCTAACAGTTGCATTAGCATCTCTTCTGCTTTTACCACATTACGAAGTACACGGCTACGCACCGGATGACTTGTTAATGTTG GATCGAATCATTTGCGCCAACGGGAAGGATCCATACACAGGATACTTCAATTATACAACTTGCAACCGCTATCCAGGAGCGCAAATCTTCCCCTTTTGCGTCTACATCGTGGTTCC ATCTACAGAAAAAACGGCCAGCAAAACGTATTACGGTTGTGTGTTTGCTGAACAGTTGCCACAAAAATGCATCGATTACGGAGATTATTACTTTTCCAGCACGGATATCACTTTCAATGGG ATGAAATTGCACGGAGCCTTAATGTGCTGCATGGATGATTACTGTAACGAAGTGGAGGAGCCGGTATTTGCG cAAGTACGTTTGATGGAATTATCTCAGAACGACTTCAGAAATGCATTACCgtttcttattcttctcctGTTAGTCACTGTCTCGATAATGCCATTGATGAACAGTCATCTGGAGGAACGACGCAAGGACAGCCTCAAACGAGCAGAAAAAGCTCAATGGATTGATCAAATGCCGAATGCTCTTCCGCTTATA GAAATTAACAAATGCTACATGATCAGTCCGAATTTCTCGTCGCTTCGCAGGCTACATGATACATTAAGACATTTCAACCAGGCTTACAAATTTCCAGTG aacgaaaCTATAGAAGATCAAGAGGCAAATATGTTCCTGGAAGTGCACACAACTCAACAAGACGCTACTGTCTGTAAACGG GTCAAACGTAAGGTCCAAACAAAGCTTTCCTCGCTAGCAATGAAAATGGTCGAACATGGACCGTATGAGTTCGATTTCGATCCGACAGAG GTTGGAGATCTGTTCGATTCCGTATCGCAACTTCTTTCGCGCGAACCAAGCCTTCTACAATTGGCCGCTGATGTGTGGATCTATGGGAACCTGGACGGCAGCTATGC CACCGTATACCGATGGCTACACTCAAATGGATGGCCGCCGAAGAGAAAAGTCCTCTTTCTCGGTGGCTACACTGCGGATGGACGTTACTACTCTTTAGAAACCATCACGTTGCTCTTTGCTCTTAAG AAACAAATGCCCAATCATGTATATTTGCTTCGAGGTGCTGCAGAGGTATATCCTATGAACATCGAG GGTCGCTTTTCTCGACGAGTCACACGATGTCTAGAAGGAGTTATTCAACGAGCTTGTGGATATCTACCGTTAGCTGCCACCATCGCTGACACGATTTTCTGTTGTCATGGCGGAATAACGCCAAGg ATGACTAAACTCAGTGATATCACGGACATCAGGCGACCAATTCATCACGTTAGAAAAGGAACAATTGCTGCTGATTTGATTTTCAGCGTAGTAAGCAAAAGCGCAGGACCAATTGCAG GAGCGCGTGGTCGCCGCTTTAATCCGATGTGTGATGAAACAGAATTAGTTCTGAGAGGTCTTGGCATGGAAATGCTTATACGAAGTCGTAATCCCGTGAAACAAGGATATCAG TCATTCGGCGCACGAACACTATCGATATGGTCTGCACCTGGAGAGTCGAGCTGCAAAGCCGGAGCGGCCATACATGTGAACTGTTCGAAAGTACTCACCATAGTGAAAATGGCCGAATACGGAACCTTTACCAAGGAACAGT TGGAAAACGCTCAAATTGATCATGCCAATGAAGCTCATTTACCGATGAACAAAGatcgtgaaagaaaaaagaagaaaggcgCAGCCAAAAcagatgtaaagaaaaaatcatcagaAAACTCCAACAGGGAAACGTAA
- a CDS encoding hypothetical protein (NECATOR_CHRV.G20150.T1) — MQSIPVLGRSNTPKMGNSSSLMLRDEEIDEIARETEFNRNQIVRLYSRFLSLDKKGQGFLSRDDFLNVPELAVNPLGDRIVDAFFTLAGENEQQLNFRQFVRILAHFQPINRSKKNALNGRKEKLKFAFQMYDLNKNGYITREEFKVILNSMVGANITAEQLDKIADRTIEEADGDNDGRISFEEFCRAMEKTDIEEKMSIRFLN, encoded by the exons ATGCAATCAATACCTGTCCTAGGCAG ATCCAATACACCAAAAATGGGAAACAGCAGCTCACTCATGCTTAGAGATGAGGAAATCGATGAGATTGCAAGAGAGACTGAAT TCAACAGAAATCAAATCGTTCGCCTCTACAGCCGTTTCTTGTCGTTAGATAAAAAAg GCCAAGGATTTCTGTCGCGTGATGATTTCTTGAACGTTCCCGAACTAGCAGTAAATCCTCTAGGGGATCGTATTGTGGACGCATTTTTCACACTTGC TGGCGAAAATGAACAACAGCTGAATTTCCGTCAATTCGTCAGGATTCTGGCTCATTTCCAGCCGATTAACCGATCAAAGAAGAACGCCCTGAATGGAAGGAAGGAGAAGCTAAAGT TTGCATTCCAAATGTACGATCTGAACAAGAACGGATATATCACTCGAGAGGAGTTCAAAGTGATTCTTAACAGCATGGTTGGAGCGAACATCACTGCTGAGCAG CTTGATAAAATAGCAGACAGGACCATTGAAGAGGCCGACGGGGACAACGATGGACGAATTTCATTCGAGGAATTTTGTAGG GCAATGGAGAAGACGGACATAGAAGAGAAGATGTCGATTCGATTCCTCAACTAA
- a CDS encoding hypothetical protein (NECATOR_CHRV.G20150.T2), protein MGNSSSLMLRDEEIDEIARETEFNRNQIVRLYSRFLSLDKKGQGFLSRDDFLNVPELAVNPLGDRIVDAFFTLAGENEQQLNFRQFVRILAHFQPINRSKKNALNGRKEKLKFAFQMYDLNKNGYITREEFKVILNSMVGANITAEQLDKIADRTIEEADGDNDGRISFEEFCRAMEKTDIEEKMSIRFLN, encoded by the exons ATGGGAAACAGCAGCTCACTCATGCTTAGAGATGAGGAAATCGATGAGATTGCAAGAGAGACTGAAT TCAACAGAAATCAAATCGTTCGCCTCTACAGCCGTTTCTTGTCGTTAGATAAAAAAg GCCAAGGATTTCTGTCGCGTGATGATTTCTTGAACGTTCCCGAACTAGCAGTAAATCCTCTAGGGGATCGTATTGTGGACGCATTTTTCACACTTGC TGGCGAAAATGAACAACAGCTGAATTTCCGTCAATTCGTCAGGATTCTGGCTCATTTCCAGCCGATTAACCGATCAAAGAAGAACGCCCTGAATGGAAGGAAGGAGAAGCTAAAGT TTGCATTCCAAATGTACGATCTGAACAAGAACGGATATATCACTCGAGAGGAGTTCAAAGTGATTCTTAACAGCATGGTTGGAGCGAACATCACTGCTGAGCAG CTTGATAAAATAGCAGACAGGACCATTGAAGAGGCCGACGGGGACAACGATGGACGAATTTCATTCGAGGAATTTTGTAGG GCAATGGAGAAGACGGACATAGAAGAGAAGATGTCGATTCGATTCCTCAACTAA
- a CDS encoding hypothetical protein (NECATOR_CHRV.G20151.T2), whose amino-acid sequence MSVSTKRRYITNKVESEYYTPVDGDIIAQVRSARGNNLHEVEDENGGMYVASMPSKFRKAVWIRRGQFVVLRPIEEGDKVKAEIEHVLDEENVLYIRSQNKWPSRFEEQARLMTRDAKRGTKGDNAMIDDDMLPPSDSDEYDEDEATTKKRIHDNIILIGSRYRTTCEEGDLKLDETTPIRWCCLCT is encoded by the exons ATGTCAGTATCTACGAAGCGACGGTACATCACAAACAAg GTGGAGTCGGAGTACTACACACCTGTCGATGGCGATATCATAGCGCAAGTTCGAAGTGCTAGAGGAAACAATCTTCATGAG GTTGAAGATGAAAATGGTGGGATGTATGTGGCGAGTATGCCttcaaaattcagaaaagcTGTGTGGATCCGAAGAGGGCAGTTTGTTGTTTTACGACCTATTGAGGAAGGTGACAAG GTAAAAGCTGAAATCGAACATGTTCTCGATGAAGAGAACGTGCTGTACATAAGATCACAAAATAA ATGGCCTTCTCGCTTTGAAGAGCAAGCTCGATTAATGACAAGAGATGCAAAGCGTGGAACAAAAGGAGATAATGCTATGATTGACGATGACATGCTCCCTCCttc TGACAGCGACGAGTATGATGAGGATGAGG CAACGACGAAGAAAAGGATACACGACAATATAATCCTAATCGGAAGCAGATACCGAACAACTTGTGAAGAAGGAG ATTTGAAACTCGACGAAACGACTCCCATCCG gTGGTGTTGTTTGTGCACATGA
- a CDS encoding hypothetical protein (NECATOR_CHRV.G20151.T1), with protein MSVSTKRRYITNKVESEYYTPVDGDIIAQVRSARGNNLHEVEDENGGMYVASMPSKFRKAVWIRRGQFVVLRPIEEGDKVKAEIEHVLDEENVLYIRSQNKWPSRFEEQARLMTRDAKRGTKGDNAMIDDDMLPPSDSDEYDEDEGEDDGNSKEDDESLSSDESSNDEEKDTRQYNPNRKQIPNNL; from the exons ATGTCAGTATCTACGAAGCGACGGTACATCACAAACAAg GTGGAGTCGGAGTACTACACACCTGTCGATGGCGATATCATAGCGCAAGTTCGAAGTGCTAGAGGAAACAATCTTCATGAG GTTGAAGATGAAAATGGTGGGATGTATGTGGCGAGTATGCCttcaaaattcagaaaagcTGTGTGGATCCGAAGAGGGCAGTTTGTTGTTTTACGACCTATTGAGGAAGGTGACAAG GTAAAAGCTGAAATCGAACATGTTCTCGATGAAGAGAACGTGCTGTACATAAGATCACAAAATAA ATGGCCTTCTCGCTTTGAAGAGCAAGCTCGATTAATGACAAGAGATGCAAAGCGTGGAACAAAAGGAGATAATGCTATGATTGACGATGACATGCTCCCTCCttc TGACAGCGACGAGTATGATGAGGATGAGGGTGAAGACGATGGAAACAGTAAAGAAGATGATGAAAGTTTGTCAAGCGATGAATCTAGCAACGACGAAGAAAAGGATACACGACAATATAATCCTAATCGGAAGCAGATACCGAACAACTTGTGA
- a CDS encoding hypothetical protein (NECATOR_CHRV.G20152.T1): MTSKHLSLKEACEQFESLINRVKQREQFIDWIHNTYCEGEDSAKPLFVTEAIDKLREIADHIRIRVPDGTVKSEKINWPTSGHDADCEERNTVHVDCFLYDDHALEGMMKTGKLQRRYCVDCGSKNIKDLNFISHSMAHCQLEFMFTQLVPLKSQVEGFRVLDIGSRLGAVIFAASLYGCGRVTVTGVEINEEFIKLQEDVIRKFSLQNIEVVHADIRNKEDLVSQADMIIMNNVFSFFMNLDEQASCFEFIHKYAKKGCFIIHNPEIETVFAHLKLPFTTKEWLQRISTEDDCDMFANGDKDVLSDCKMLGFYRVR, encoded by the exons ATGACCTCAAAACACCTCTCGCTGAAGGAGGCCTGCGAACAGTTTGAATCCCTAATCAATCGGGTGAAGCAACGGGAGCAATTCATTGACTGGATTCATAACACATACTGTGAAGGAGAAGACTCAGCCAAGCCTCTCTTTGTTACAGAAGCTATCGACAAACTTCGAGAGATCGCTGACCATATTAGAATAAGG GTACCGGATGGTACAGTCAAATCAGAGAAAATTAATTGGCCCACAAGTGGGCACGATGCAGACTGTGAGGAGAGAAATACT GTCCATGTCGATTGCTTCCTTTACGACGACCACGCTTTGGAAGGGATGATGAAAACAGGCAAACTTCAAAG GAGGTATTGTGTTGACTGCGGCTCAAAGAATATAAAGGATCTTAATTTTATTAGTCATAGCATGGCTCATTGTCAG ttagaGTTTATGTTTACTCAACTTGTTCCTCTAAAATCTCAAGTGGAAGGTTTTCGGGTGCTAGATATTGGTTCACGCCTAGGTGCTGTCATTTTCGCAGCTTCCTTATATGG ATGCGGGCGAGTGACTGTCACTGGGGTGGAAATAAATGAGGAGTTTATTAAATTGCAGGAAGATGTAAtacgaaaattttctcttcag AATATCGAAGTTGTTCATGCTGATATTCGTAATAAAGAGGATCTAGTTTCCCAAGCGGATATGATAATAATGAACAATGTATTCTCGTTTTTCATGAATTTGGACGAACAG GCCTCCTGTTTTGAATTCATTCACAAGTATGCAAAAAAGGGTTGCTTTATCATCCACAATCCTGAGATAGAAACTGTCTTTGCACACCTGAAATTGCCGTTTACAACAAAAGAATGGCTACAACGA ATTTCGACTGAAGACGATTGCGATATGTTTGCGAATGGAGACAAGGATGTGCTGTCGGATTGCAAAATGTTGGGTTTCTATCGTGTCCGGTAG
- a CDS encoding hypothetical protein (NECATOR_CHRV.G20153.T1): MPLKRITFSGRLCVKESPEVWITVVRGILCMVLDIAITLAISITLFYMFAGYAVSPYESPFPCNDDSIKQPFKQNTVRMKHLLAVALGTPFFIICFVEALVYRNSQGPNKLANYFVTTTLLYLKYELTFALCVFLMEYLKCVFGRLRPHFLAACQPDWSRMDCTGKDYIPASETYCMNPDVHRVRTARTSFPSGHTAAAFHVLFFLGLYLTRMARITGIPSLYKTRNVLLVIFSVWTAFTAITRVTDYWHYPTDVLGGIVLAAVCVLPTFGWQWKTHEDVYGSRQLERLRPHFE, encoded by the exons ATGCCGTTAAAACGGATAACATTCAGTGGAAGATTATGTGTCAAAGAAAGTCCCGAAGTCTGGATAACGGTCGTTCGTGGGATTCTATGTATGGTTTTAGATATCGCTATTACTCTAGCTATTTCAATAACACTTTTCTACATGTTTGCAGG GTACGCTGTGTCTCCTTATGAATCCCCATTTCCCTGTAACGATGACTCTATAAAACAGCCATTCAAACAAAATACAGTAAGGATGAAACATCTGCTTGCCGTAGCTCTTGGTACAcctttcttcattatttgctTCGTTGAAGCCTTGGTTTACCGAAATTCACAG GGTCCTAATAAACTTGCTAACTATTTTGTCACAACAACTCTTCTATACCTTAAATATGAACTTACGTTTGCGTTATGTGTGTTCTTAATGGAATACCTCAAATGTGTTTTTGGTCGTCTGCGTCCTCATTTTCTTGCTGCGTGCCAACCTGACTGGTCACGTATGGATTGCACAGGAAAAGACTACATTCCAG CTTCTGAAACTTATTGTATGAATCCGGATGTACATCGGGTTCGAACCGCCCGAACATCCTTTCCATCAGGACACACTGCTGCTGCTTTCcatgttcttttcttcttaggCCTTTATTTGACCAG AATGGCAAGGATTACGGGTATACCTTCTCTGTACAAAACTCGCAATGTATTACtggttattttttctgtttggacAGCATTTACAGCAATAACGCGAGTGACTGATTATTGGCACTATCCTACTGATGTGTTAG GTGGAATTGTGCTTGCTGCGGTTTGCGTTCTCCCAACATTCGGATGGCAGTGGAAAACACATGAAGACGTTTATGGATCGCGTCAACTCGAGAGACTCCGTCCCCATTTTGAGTGA
- a CDS encoding hypothetical protein (NECATOR_CHRV.G20153.T2) encodes MVLDIAITLAISITLFYMFAGYAVSPYESPFPCNDDSIKQPFKQNTVRMKHLLAVALGTPFFIICFVEALVYRNSQGPNKLANYFVTTTLLYLKYELTFALCVFLMEYLKCVFGRLRPHFLAACQPDWSRMDCTGKDYIPASETYCMNPDVHRVRTARTSFPSGHTAAAFHVLFFLGLYLTRMARITGIPSLYKTRNVLLVIFSVWTAFTAITRVTDYWHYPTDVLGGIVLAAVCVLPTFGWQWKTHEDVYGSRQLERLRPHFE; translated from the exons ATGGTTTTAGATATCGCTATTACTCTAGCTATTTCAATAACACTTTTCTACATGTTTGCAGG GTACGCTGTGTCTCCTTATGAATCCCCATTTCCCTGTAACGATGACTCTATAAAACAGCCATTCAAACAAAATACAGTAAGGATGAAACATCTGCTTGCCGTAGCTCTTGGTACAcctttcttcattatttgctTCGTTGAAGCCTTGGTTTACCGAAATTCACAG GGTCCTAATAAACTTGCTAACTATTTTGTCACAACAACTCTTCTATACCTTAAATATGAACTTACGTTTGCGTTATGTGTGTTCTTAATGGAATACCTCAAATGTGTTTTTGGTCGTCTGCGTCCTCATTTTCTTGCTGCGTGCCAACCTGACTGGTCACGTATGGATTGCACAGGAAAAGACTACATTCCAG CTTCTGAAACTTATTGTATGAATCCGGATGTACATCGGGTTCGAACCGCCCGAACATCCTTTCCATCAGGACACACTGCTGCTGCTTTCcatgttcttttcttcttaggCCTTTATTTGACCAG AATGGCAAGGATTACGGGTATACCTTCTCTGTACAAAACTCGCAATGTATTACtggttattttttctgtttggacAGCATTTACAGCAATAACGCGAGTGACTGATTATTGGCACTATCCTACTGATGTGTTAG GTGGAATTGTGCTTGCTGCGGTTTGCGTTCTCCCAACATTCGGATGGCAGTGGAAAACACATGAAGACGTTTATGGATCGCGTCAACTCGAGAGACTCCGTCCCCATTTTGAGTGA